In Rutidosis leptorrhynchoides isolate AG116_Rl617_1_P2 chromosome 6, CSIRO_AGI_Rlap_v1, whole genome shotgun sequence, the DNA window cagtatttgcttcagggattgcaagtgtaccagtaggacgggattgctgatttttcattaatagctcatcattttgctctgcaaccaagagatatgaattaagttcaggatatgtgttgaactttagcattctcaaatttctttgcactgtgatgttggcagcattcattgtggagaaagttttctccaacatgtctgcatcacttatttcatgtccacagaatttaagttgtgagactgtattatacagagctgagctgtattcatttactttcttaaagtcttggaaccttaatgttctccattgatccatagcagctggaagtaaaatttctctttgattattgaatctgcttttgagaccttcccataaaacatggggatcttctacagtcacataattattttgtaagcattcatcaatatgttgatgaataaagcaacatgccgttgcttgttctttttcagaacaagtgttgttttcatttatggtttcaagaatgcccattgatttaagatgcatttttacttttataacccatggcatgtagttgtttcccgttgattctaaaggagtaaatttaagcttttccagattcgacattttctattatcaaaaattaaaacaaacaacatgataaattagagtcaatttatattcataagtatataaacattaaacataaatttaatataaacataaatgataagtaggcgacagtgtcgaccatatgtaagcaatcataaaataaatgttatataacataaatgataattaggtgacagtgtcgaccatataaatgttagataatagaaatataaatattagtaacataaatgataattaggcgacagtgtctaccatataaatgttagataatagaaatataaatgttagtaacataaatgataattaggcgacagtgtcgaccatatattattcaggtggtataaccgaccatatatcatttaggtggcagagccaaccataattagtattaagattatcgtgctgataacgtgttataattcagtaggcttataactacctttagcggtttgattcttgatgttataattcagtaggcttataactacctttagtggtttgattcttgattaagaatgctaataatgaagtgtaagaacaaagatgataatgaagagaaagaaagaaacactttgtaagtgtgagaaatggtgcaagtttaatgcttgcattcatggctatttatagcaaaaatatcacaagtttaagtAATACAATAATAtcacttttgtgtatcaataattgactatccatttatatatatatttatatattataacaaaaatacataaatataggttACCAACAACTAGAAATGACATGTAACATTTTGGATTAAATGAATTTCATGTTTAATTACAAGACATGGCTATGTAATGTGGTAACATAAGTTTTTTTAAGCATACTGAAAACAGCTTGTAAAACTAACCAAAGTTACAAACATTCAGTACTGTACTTTTATTTTATAGTAATATACAAGTAAAATATAAATTACTAATTTCATATAGTATAAAATAAAAGTACATTTCATTGGGTCTGGGTGGATAATACTTTAGGAAACCAACTAACCCAATAAATTGGATCTTTGAAAAGTGAGAGAAGTTAAGAAAGGGCAACTACTACCAAAACATGAAAGTAAAGAAGGGCATGTCTTCATGTGGGTCATGTGCCTATCACAACCTGGCTCAAATGGGTCATGTAATTTGGCTCTATCTTCATCCACTAATCTTAGATTTGGCTTATACCAAACAAAAACAAATATGTGATGTGATCAATCACATGTTAAGTGTAACATATGCAAACCTATATCAACATACAAAAAACATGACCAACATAACCCTTAAAGCCTCAACTCTGTTTACCATTAGTTAGAAAGTACACTTGTACCATACAAATTGCATACACATTTTAAGGGTATCAATATAGCAACTCACACTTTGTGGGCCATCTCTTAGTTTATTGAAAGCTTCTGTTAGAAGCACCAAAAAGATCTAAAAAAACTGCATACCAAATTAAGTCTTGATATCTAGGAAATGCTTTACTAAATTTAAAGCAACAAGTAACAAAAACCAAAACCAATCATTGAAAGTAATTAGCAAACTAAGGTAAGACTTAATTTCTAAGCAAAGGCATCAGTTTCTCCTAAGAATCAAAATTATTATGTTACTACATTATATTCTTAACATACTCTAGCTACCTATAACAAAACCACAAATCCATGTATTAAATAACACAAATAATCTGTATGAACTCATAAATCAGACAATTAGGAAACTAAGACACGTTACTAACTGAACTTTCTACAATTAACAACAATAAAGTATAAATTGAATAATTTTCCATATAATTCACATTACAAAATTAGAGAAAACGAAACAGCAACAAAACACAGTCCCCTTTCCCCTTTTCCAGCTCAAATTTTCATATCCAGTCGAATCGAATTATGTTCTTTGCTTTTACTTTACAATTATCCCAATTTCACTTTAAGCACTTTTCATTAACACTTAACAAAATGAAATCAATCAATCCTAAAGACATCAAAATGAAGGCACAAAAAAAGAACAAAGAATTCGCACCGTGTGATATCTGTTGCACCATCAATGCGCGGTAACTTTCAGCCTTCTTTTCGCTTCACTGTAAATCACAACTCCCATAATCGTAACAGCAAACCCCGAAATCCCCATAGCAGTCACAGGATTCTTAAAAATCAATACAGACACCACAGCCGCAACTGCAGCTTTCGCATTCCCTAACACCTGTAACGTCAACGCACTCGTATGCTTCGTAACCAAAAAATTAGTCAAATTGACCAAATACGCTACTGTTGCATTACCAATCAACAAAAACACCATAAACGAATCACTTTTCGCTTTCTCAATCGTTTTACCTAACACATTCCCTTCTATATACAAGCTAAAAGGTAACAAGATCATAGCTGCCATTGGTGCCATATACAACAACAAATTCATCGAATGCAATTTCTCCGAATCGGATGTCAATAACAACCCTTGCACAACCGATTTCAACGCTCGTCCTGCAGTCGAACCAACGCAGACTAAAAAACCGAATAAATGAAACAACGGTTCGCTATTACTAGCTAACACAATCCCAAACACAACCGGCATTAAAGCTAAGTAAACTTCAGCTGATTCTTTTTTACAAGTAATTAAAAACGAAAAAATAGCAGTAAAAAACGGCGTCGTTGCACCGATCGCTTGATTAAACGAAACAGGTAAATATCTCAATGAAGTATTTCCACAAACAACTGAAAAGCAAAAAATAACAGATAAACCGAATATTTTAAAAAACTGTTTTCGTGATGAAATATGTTGAAATTGAACGATCTGAAACCAACGGATCGCGATTAAACTGTAGAAAGTACATGAAATCATGTGAATCATTGTAAGGAAGATAGGATATTTGAATCCGTAGAAACTTAATAAGTATTTATTGAGTAATAATACGCCGATGTTACTGAAATACCATGACGCAATGATTAATGCGGTGAGGATCGTCGGAGAAATTAGAGATGTGGCGGTGAAGATGTTGTTGCCGGTGCCGTAACGGACTTCGCCGGTCGGAGTTGATGGAATGTCGACGGCAGTTTCGAACCTAGGGTTACTACTCCGGCGAGTTGTCCATGACTGTGATTCTACCATTAAAGGTATTTTGGGATTATAGATACAGTGAAGATGTTTGTATATGTCTGTGTGAGTCCGGCTTTGGATTGGATCTCCGGGAAATGTGAGTCTGTGTTTAATGACTATGATAAGACTGGTGTATAGTTTTAGAACATACCCCTATAGTTTATTTTAGTTTCAAGATGAAACCCTGAATTATTACTctgtatatattatattttttcttCCCTTTTTTTGGCTTTTGGGCCTTTGCTTGTTATGGCAACTTGCTTTATAGATGAAATCTAATCCTATTCTATATAGGTCTAAATGAGAATACTGGGAAATTCTAAGCTGTAATAAATTTGAATTACTTGATCAAAGTAATGGTAATTAGGTTGTAAGCCTTTCTTATTAATCAATTTATTACTCTCTAATAACTTTCCTTTGATTGATAAGAGTAGTTTTATTAAGTTAATCTAATTTTTCTACTTAGAGTATATCATTAATACTATTGTTTTTTTTTCCCCCCTTGATAAGAGGATGCCCcgaaacttttattaaaaataatacgcCGTAAAAGAATAAGTTACAATACAAAGAAGTGTGGTTGTTTTAAGAGAGACTTAAAGGAAACCAAAACAACCAAGCTTAAAAAATAGACACCAAGAAAGACCAACAACAACGTTAAGTGAGAAGTTGATCAAACATCATGCTTCTTGGCGATCCGTAAAAGCTTTATCTGAAGAGACTCCTTAATACACTCTGCCAAAATCTTTAACCGAACGGTTGAATGCATAACTCCAAACAGGCTTTTAGAGGTATGTTTTCTTTTAGTGAGTAACTAGATGTTCGTTATAAGTTTTAACACTATTATTTTAATAAACTCACTAATATGATACTCATATATGTAAACTACTGTTTTTCAACAAGAAACATCTTAAAACTTATATTCCCGTAGTTCGTTTTATAACATTTTAGAATTATGCAAATAGAGATAGAGATATAACTATAATGAACACATTGATTGATTAGAGTAATGAATACAACAAATAAATACTATgttctaaaattaaaaatgttaatctcAAGATTGGTAACTATTATTCTGGAATTGTTATCGTAAAGATAACAATACATTACAAGAGTAATAGAATTGTTATCGTAAAGATGAaaatacccgaggttttaccttctctgAGGGAGCCAATGTGATTTTTCATagaagggtttcctcgcttacaaaaAAAAAGATGAAAATACATTACAAAAGTATTAGAGTATCGAGAGTGAAGAATCTTCTCACACCCCATAAGTGTCATCGACGTTGTTTCGAGCATTGTCCTTAGTTTGAACAATAATTTCCGAAACCTCTCTAAGATATCCCAACACTTCCGGTGACGTGCAAGGTTCTGAGAAAACTTTGAATAGTATGGCTCTGACGTGGACCTGGATACCTGGTAAGCTCATTGTGGACGCTCTGGACATTAAAGGAGAACCTTCGATATGAA includes these proteins:
- the LOC139852370 gene encoding probable sugar phosphate/phosphate translocator At1g12500 translates to MVESQSWTTRRSSNPRFETAVDIPSTPTGEVRYGTGNNIFTATSLISPTILTALIIASWYFSNIGVLLLNKYLLSFYGFKYPIFLTMIHMISCTFYSLIAIRWFQIVQFQHISSRKQFFKIFGLSVIFCFSVVCGNTSLRYLPVSFNQAIGATTPFFTAIFSFLITCKKESAEVYLALMPVVFGIVLASNSEPLFHLFGFLVCVGSTAGRALKSVVQGLLLTSDSEKLHSMNLLLYMAPMAAMILLPFSLYIEGNVLGKTIEKAKSDSFMVFLLIGNATVAYLVNLTNFLVTKHTSALTLQVLGNAKAAVAAVVSVLIFKNPVTAMGISGFAVTIMGVVIYSEAKRRLKVTAH